A portion of the Chaetodon trifascialis isolate fChaTrf1 chromosome 7, fChaTrf1.hap1, whole genome shotgun sequence genome contains these proteins:
- the erfl1 gene encoding ETS domain-containing transcription factor ERF-like, with product MDCNCVSDLLLPPVPALWTPGFAFPDWAYKPESSPGSRQIQLWHFILELLQKEEYQGVIAWQGDYGEFVIKDPDEVARLWGIRKCKPHMNYDKLSRALRYYYNKRILHKTKGKRFTYKFNFSKVVLVNYPILDMANSPFFLAQNHFNGGSTAPDCSPEVRRAIQSLFPRLPDSGRGTSLFDRGTAAPGPEGDKLRLDTFPFLSSGAPCYSKPPSLLGPYPRNPSFDYPWGFNPYLPGAFSLNNCPKLPPGSLYPSQFYPNPLQSSLSQLPHPFSSLLPPGDAGAGERGAAGQTGGTNGTAGGQPVRLCLPPYPGSPSIGRTDIGVSLGERERVEVNPPGTGLSLGLGAVSLGAGTGTGQQSPTERRGGVKQDPESDSDLEITDLSDCSSDNENEHEFGIRKESSLANRSQLLLDGKKGNVLPPISSLPPPASPHPLKSMMPITPPPPSLPPSLSPSMALHERHRETETLKMIHS from the exons ATGGACTGTAACTGCGTCAGTGATCTGCTGCTCCCCCCGGTGCCCGCGCTCTGGACGCCAG GGTTCGCCTTCCCGGACTGGGCCTACAAGCCCGAGTCGAGCCCCGGGTCGAGACAGATCCAGCTGTGGCACTTCATCCTGGAGCTGTTGCAGAAGGAGGAGTATCAGGGGGTGATCGCCTGGCAGGGGGACTACGGAGAGTTCGTCATCAAGGATCCAGACGAGGTGGCTCGGCTGTGGGGGATAAGGAAATGCAAACCCCACATGAACTATGACAAGCTGAGCAGGGCACTGAG GTATTACTACAACAAGCGCATTTTGCACAAAACCAAAGGGAAGCGTTTCACCTACAAGTTTAACTTCAGTAAGGTCGTGCTCGTCAATTACCCCATCCTGGACATGGCCAACTCTCCCTTCTTTCTGGCCCAGAACCACTTCAACGGGGGCTCCACCGCACCAGACTGCAGCCCAGAGGTACGAAGG GCCATACAGTCCCTGTTTCCTCGTTTGCCAGACTCCGGCAGGGGAACGTCCCTGTTTGATCGAGGGACCGCGGCACCGGGACCCGAAGGAGACAAGCTGAGACTGGACACATTCCCCTTCCTCAGTTCAG GTGCCCCATGCTACTCCAAACCCCCGTCCCTGCTGGGCCCGTACCCGCGCAACCCATCCTTTGACTACCCCTGGGGCTTCAACCCCTACCTCCCAGGGGCCTTCTCTCTCAATAACTGCCCCAAACTGCCCCCTGGCTCCCTCTACCCCTCCCAGTTTTACCCCAACCCTTTGCAGAGCAGCCTTTCTCAGCTGCCTCAccccttctcctccctgctccccCCAGGGGATGCAGGTGCGGGTGAGAGGGGAGCAGCAGGGCAAACCGGAGGGACAAACGGCACGGCGGGTGGTCAGCCAGTCAGACTCTGCCTGCCACCCTACCCGGGGAGCCCCTCAATAGGTCGGACGGACATCGGGGTGTCACTGGGGGAAAGGGAAAGGGTGGAGGTCAACCCTCCGGGCACGGGGCTGAGTCTGGGCCTGGGAGCGGTCAGCCTGGGAGCCGGGACTGGCACAGGCCAGCAGAGCCCcacggagaggagaggaggggtgaaGCAGGACCCCGAGTCAGACTCAGACCTGGAAATCACAGATCTGAGCGACTGCAGCTCGGACAACGAAAACGAGCACGAGTTCGGCATCAGGAAGGAATCCAGCCTGGCGAACCGATCACAGCTACTGCTGGATGGAAAGAAAGGGAACGTGCTGCCAcccatctcctctctccccccgcCAGCGTCCCCACATCCTCTGAAGAGCATGATGCCCATCACTCCTCCGCCCCCGTCCCTGCCTCCGTCACTTTCCCCCTCCATGGCTCTGCATGAAAgacacagggagacagagactcTCAAAATGATCCACAGCTAA